The proteins below come from a single Chelmon rostratus isolate fCheRos1 chromosome 10, fCheRos1.pri, whole genome shotgun sequence genomic window:
- the LOC121613228 gene encoding intermediate filament protein ON3-like, with amino-acid sequence MGRCTTELNRLLTSSSIPAVRSPRSTTMSLRSKRSSRPGLRMSAGGFTSMSMGSYSIPRMSTGSFQAAPITAVTINKSLLTPLNVDIDPTVHAVRNQEKEQIKSLNNRFVSFIDKVRFLEQQNKMLETKWKLLEGQTAASSNIEPMLKTYIASLQRQLESLDNDRHRLDVENDAMHKNVQEYKTKYEHEIIKRNEVENEFVVLKKDVDAGYLSRMDLEDKVSSIGDEFNFLKALYNLELCELQDSLKETSVVVQMDNSRGLNMDRIVSEVKAQYEDIAARSREEAECWHRKKFDQMTAQADQYGSELRNTKGEISELKRMISRLQNEIQAAVTQRTSLEAQVLEAEQRGEGAVQDAKARIRDLELALQRAKQDMAHQLREYQELMNVKLALDIEISTYRKLLEGEEERLGRDSIVNIQEVPTKAVPVNKQPQRKSGAILIKTVETQDRLYS; translated from the exons ATGGGGAGATGCACAACAGAGCTCAACCGCCTCCTGACCTCTTCATCCATTCCTGCAGTGAGATCTCCACGCAGCACGACCATGAGTCTGAGAAGCAAGCGCAGCAGCAGGCCAGGACTGCGCATGTCGGCAGGGGGCTTCACTAGCATGTCCATGGGATCCTACTCCATCCCCAGGATGAGCACTGGGTCTTTCCAAGCGGCCCCGATTACAGCAGTGACCATCAACAAGAGCTTGCTCACCCCACTGAACGTAGACATTGACCCCACCGTCCATGCTGTTCGTAACCAGGAGAAAGAGCAGATCAAGAGTCTCAACAACCGTTTTGTATCATTCATTGATAAG GTAAGATTCCtggagcagcagaacaaaaTGCTGGAAACCAAGTggaagctgctggagggacaGACCGCCGCCTCCTCCAACATTGAGCCCATGCTGAAGACATACATCGCCAGCCTGCAAAGACAGCTGGAGTCTCTGGACaatgacagacacagactggATGTGGAGAATGATGCCATGCACAAAAATGTACAAGAGTACAAGACAAA GTATGAGCATGAGATCATCAAGAGGAATGAAGTAGAGAACGAGTTTGTTGTGCTCAAGAAG GATGTGGACGCAGGCTATCTTTCCAGGATGGATCTGGAGGACAAGGTGTCGTCCATCGGTGATGAATTCAACTTCCTCAAGGCTCTGTACAATTTG GAGCTGTGTGAGCTGCAGGACAGCCTGAAGGAGACCTCTGTGGTGGTGCAGATGGACAACTCCCGTGGCCTGAACATGGATCGGATCGTGTCTGAGGTTAAGGCTCAGTATGAGGACATTGCCGCCCGTAGCCGTGAAGAAGCTGAATGCTGGCACAGGAAGAAG TTTGACCAGATGACTGCTCAGGCAGACCAGTATGGCAGTGAGCTGCGCAACACCAAGGGGGAAATTTCTGAGCTCAAACGAATGATCAGCCGCCTGCAGAATGAGATTCAGGCTGCAGTGACACAG CGTACCAGCCTTGAGGCCCAGGTACTGGAAGCGGAGCAGCGTGGGGAGGGGGCCGTGCAGGATGCCAAGGCTCGCATCAGGGACCTGGAGCTGGCTCTGCAGAGGGCCAAGCAAGACATGGCTCACCAGCTCAGAGAGTACCAGGAGCTGATGAATGTCAAGCTGGCCCTGGACATCGAGATCTCCACCTacaggaagctgctggaaggagaggaggagag ACTTGGACGGGACTCTATTGTCAATATCCAAGAAGTGCCCACCAAAG CCGTCCCTGTTAACAAACAGCCCCAGCGAAAGTCAGGTGCAATTCTCATCAAAACTGTGGAGACCCAAGACAGATTATACAGCTAA